A region of Streptomyces sp. R44 DNA encodes the following proteins:
- a CDS encoding alpha/beta fold hydrolase: MTLSHDLAGTGPSTVVLLHSGVCDRRMWDGQFHALAEAGHRVVRCDLRGFGDSPIDAPHTHAEDVRALLDHLGAERAAVVGSSFGGRVALELAALHPGRVSALALLGPAMPGMAPSPELRAWGAREDALIEAGDLDAAVELNVDTWLGPEAPEAARALVRDGQRRAFDLQLAAPEEHHPVPAEVTRDDLARIQAPALVAAGAHDLADFRAVADELGKLLPAARRVDLDWAGHLPALERPDETARLLLSFLAEVSELSPGVSAR; encoded by the coding sequence GTGACGCTCTCTCATGACCTGGCCGGCACCGGCCCCTCGACCGTCGTCCTGCTGCACTCCGGGGTCTGCGACCGCCGGATGTGGGACGGGCAGTTCCACGCGCTGGCCGAGGCGGGACACCGTGTCGTCCGCTGCGACCTCCGCGGCTTCGGCGACAGCCCGATCGACGCCCCGCACACCCACGCCGAGGACGTACGCGCCCTCCTCGACCACCTCGGCGCCGAGCGCGCCGCCGTCGTCGGCTCCTCCTTCGGCGGCCGCGTCGCCCTCGAACTCGCCGCCCTCCACCCCGGCCGCGTCTCCGCCCTCGCGCTCCTGGGCCCCGCGATGCCCGGCATGGCGCCGAGCCCGGAGCTGCGCGCCTGGGGCGCCCGCGAGGACGCGCTCATCGAGGCGGGCGACCTCGACGCCGCCGTCGAGCTCAACGTCGACACCTGGCTGGGCCCCGAGGCCCCGGAGGCCGCCCGCGCCCTCGTACGGGACGGGCAGCGGCGCGCCTTCGACCTCCAGCTCGCCGCCCCCGAGGAGCACCACCCCGTCCCCGCCGAGGTCACCCGGGACGACCTCGCCCGGATCCAGGCCCCCGCCCTCGTCGCCGCCGGCGCCCACGACCTGGCCGACTTCCGGGCCGTCGCCGACGAGCTCGGAAAGCTCCTGCCCGCCGCGCGCCGCGTCGACCTCGACTGGGCCGGCCACCTCCCCGCCCTGGAACGCCCCGACGAGACGGCCCGGCTGCTGCTCTCCTTCCTGGCCGAGGTCTCCGAGCTCAGCCCCGGCGTATCTGCGCGGTGA